A section of the Pedobacter sp. HDW13 genome encodes:
- a CDS encoding TetR family transcriptional regulator C-terminal domain-containing protein, giving the protein MATAQQIRKAYLDFVLTQNEKPKSVYSFVKKLKITEADFYQSFSSFESIEKTIWFELTFETISKIKEQEVWPQYTAREKMLSFFYSYLENLKNQRSFIIYSLKNYKGKFSTPDVLAGVKPIFENFAQEVIDEGLDSGELAERRFLSKRYKDALWIQFAFIVNFWINDDSEGFEKSDEAIEKGINVTFDLFQHSPIDNLLEYGKFLSRNGKFADKMGF; this is encoded by the coding sequence ATGGCAACCGCTCAACAAATTAGAAAAGCATATCTGGATTTTGTTTTAACGCAGAACGAAAAACCAAAATCAGTTTACAGCTTCGTTAAGAAGCTTAAAATTACAGAGGCCGATTTTTACCAGTCCTTCTCTTCTTTTGAAAGTATCGAAAAAACCATCTGGTTCGAACTTACTTTCGAAACCATTAGCAAAATAAAGGAGCAGGAAGTTTGGCCGCAATACACTGCGCGCGAAAAAATGCTTTCTTTTTTCTACAGCTATCTCGAAAATCTGAAAAACCAGCGAAGCTTTATTATTTACAGTTTAAAAAACTATAAGGGCAAATTTTCTACCCCCGATGTTTTAGCGGGAGTAAAACCCATTTTCGAAAACTTTGCACAAGAGGTAATTGATGAAGGATTAGATAGCGGAGAACTTGCCGAGCGCCGTTTCTTAAGTAAAAGATATAAAGATGCCTTGTGGATCCAGTTTGCTTTTATCGTTAATTTCTGGATTAATGATGACAGCGAAGGCTTTGAAAAAAGTGACGAGGCCATAGAAAAAGGCATTAACGTAACTTTCGATCTTTTTCAGCACTCACCTATAGATAATTTACTGGAATATGGCAAATTCTTATCGAGAAATGGAAAATTTGCAGATAAAATGGGTTTTTAG
- a CDS encoding AarF/ABC1/UbiB kinase family protein, with translation MKTQKSIPTTKVERSAKFVKTGIQIGGNYIKHYSKKLFNPEMDREQLNEDNATDIYKSLSELKGSALKIAQMLSMDKNILPKSYVDKFTQSQYNAPPLSGPLIVRTFTKNFGKTPENIFDSFNLSSSNAASIGQVHQAILNGKKLAVKIQYPGVGDSISSDLKLVKPFAFRLLGMSERELNIYIKEVEERLLEETDYELEVKRSIEFSEACKNLNHVVFPKYYPELSGKRIITMDWIEGLHLKEFLKTNPSQALRNKIGQALWDFYNFQQHELRAVHADPHPGNFMITPDENLGVIDFGCIKEMPDDFYYPFFSLISTDVFNDKNRTIEAFRQLEMIHADDTVEQIEFYHNSYSEMIKLFAKPYTSKVFDFSKPDFFDQLYIYGEKISKMPEFKQARGVKHFIYVNRTNFGLYQILHELKATVNTDTYKPTLNR, from the coding sequence ATGAAGACACAAAAAAGTATCCCCACCACTAAGGTAGAACGCTCGGCCAAGTTTGTTAAAACGGGTATCCAGATTGGTGGCAATTATATAAAACATTATTCGAAAAAGTTGTTTAACCCCGAAATGGACCGCGAACAACTTAACGAAGATAATGCAACCGACATTTATAAATCGCTTAGCGAATTAAAAGGCAGTGCATTAAAAATTGCACAGATGCTAAGCATGGATAAAAACATATTGCCTAAATCTTATGTCGATAAATTTACCCAGTCACAATACAATGCCCCGCCCCTTTCGGGTCCGTTAATTGTGCGCACCTTTACCAAAAACTTTGGTAAGACGCCCGAAAATATATTCGATAGCTTTAATCTTAGCTCTAGCAATGCAGCTTCTATTGGCCAGGTACACCAGGCAATTTTAAATGGCAAGAAACTGGCGGTAAAAATTCAATATCCAGGTGTAGGCGATAGCATATCATCTGACTTGAAACTGGTAAAGCCCTTTGCATTTCGCTTGCTTGGCATGTCTGAAAGGGAACTGAATATTTACATTAAAGAGGTTGAGGAGCGTTTGCTTGAAGAAACAGATTACGAACTGGAGGTAAAGCGCTCTATCGAGTTTTCTGAAGCTTGTAAAAACCTTAATCATGTGGTTTTTCCTAAATATTACCCCGAATTATCGGGCAAGCGTATCATTACCATGGACTGGATTGAAGGCTTACACTTGAAAGAATTTTTAAAAACCAATCCTTCTCAGGCTTTGCGCAATAAAATCGGGCAGGCGCTGTGGGATTTCTATAATTTTCAGCAGCACGAATTAAGGGCTGTACATGCCGATCCGCACCCGGGGAATTTTATGATTACACCTGACGAAAATTTAGGCGTAATTGATTTCGGTTGTATTAAAGAAATGCCCGACGACTTTTACTATCCTTTTTTCTCACTGATTTCTACCGATGTTTTTAACGATAAAAACAGAACTATTGAAGCTTTCAGACAGCTGGAGATGATCCATGCGGACGACACTGTAGAGCAAATAGAATTTTACCACAATTCGTACAGTGAAATGATTAAGTTGTTTGCCAAACCCTATACCAGCAAAGTTTTCGACTTTAGCAAACCCGATTTTTTTGATCAGTTATATATTTATGGTGAAAAGATTTCGAAAATGCCCGAATTTAAGCAGGCCCGTGGGGTAAAACATTTTATTTATGTTAACCGAACAAATTTTGGCTTGTACCAGATTTTGCATGAATTAAAGGCTACCGTTAATACCGACACCTATAAACCTACTTTGAATAGATAA
- a CDS encoding two-component system response regulator, which yields MKKKVVLVQDNKDILDIMDQVLEEEGFEVTASLTTEPIEKIDEIEPDVVVVDDHIKGKKKGSEVIKALKSDPQTEDVSAVLTSTSNNLPQEAEDCKADDYIEKPFDLDHMVNVVKKNAEQ from the coding sequence ATGAAGAAAAAAGTTGTACTTGTTCAGGATAATAAAGATATCCTCGATATTATGGACCAGGTGCTGGAAGAGGAAGGCTTTGAGGTAACCGCATCGTTAACAACTGAACCCATAGAAAAGATAGACGAGATTGAGCCTGACGTGGTAGTGGTTGATGACCATATAAAAGGTAAGAAAAAAGGATCGGAAGTAATTAAGGCACTTAAATCTGATCCTCAGACTGAAGATGTATCGGCCGTACTAACCTCTACCTCAAATAATTTGCCGCAGGAGGCCGAAGATTGTAAGGCCGACGATTACATCGAAAAACCATTTGATTTAGACCATATGGTAAATGTGGTGAAAAAGAACGCCGAACAATAA
- a CDS encoding GIN domain-containing protein, producing MKTSIKSLIATSLTAIVLSSALFTTSVSATEKEPEKIIKISDFKRISVKGNVELTIVQKGSIGISYNDDNYGTAKVVQDGDALRITSTSPEKTKLTVVVNDIYRIEASENAVVKTDGKLSTKYLQIFLRGNAHADINTSSEGLYTVIADDADLKLSGSTDNHTLVMGKSQKLTIDRFAALKTNISSVETVAVEKEIAAIK from the coding sequence ATGAAAACCTCAATCAAATCCCTAATCGCCACTTCATTAACAGCAATCGTTTTATCTTCGGCCTTATTTACAACCAGTGTTTCGGCTACAGAAAAAGAACCAGAAAAAATTATTAAAATTTCTGATTTTAAACGAATCTCAGTAAAAGGAAATGTAGAGTTAACTATTGTTCAAAAAGGCTCAATTGGTATTTCTTATAATGATGATAACTATGGCACTGCAAAAGTGGTACAAGATGGCGATGCCTTAAGAATTACTTCTACCAGTCCTGAAAAAACAAAATTAACAGTTGTTGTTAACGACATCTATAGAATTGAGGCTTCAGAAAATGCAGTAGTTAAAACTGACGGAAAATTAAGCACCAAATACCTTCAAATTTTCTTAAGAGGAAATGCACATGCCGATATCAATACCAGTTCAGAAGGTTTATACACTGTAATTGCTGATGATGCAGACTTAAAATTAAGCGGATCAACTGATAATCATACTTTGGTAATGGGTAAATCGCAAAAATTAACAATCGATAGGTTTGCAGCTTTAAAAACCAATATCAGTTCGGTAGAAACTGTTGCAGTAGAAAAAGAGATCGCAGCAATCAAATAA
- a CDS encoding GAF domain-containing protein, translating to MKTEKSVKSEFYRFLLQKIEKDDVLLGGISAEDLSKYKDTLELIFTILTPLMDNEDDLFWALSTPIPDQIFFSTNAFYQFFKDHDPKNKVTKDNEPVEKKQLKFIYNTILARFYNFTSVLKNEIIYAHLNQETKLTQYYNIQTDTKFVDIMHKGDLPELNFEALGKHFQEETELEYLVEHLPLSDFRFEGFSIISITDVTLQHSIEGIRGALVDHNYQTEAYSHVIHALKTLSGNSKLEFGLMPFLTVNNKLVFDNQEFSQSMLINSAKASNLEEEVFYSLVDKYKENPRSIFVSAINDDQIEKDPFLKVLKAAGVCSYSVLPIYYNKQLAGVLEVYSNDEVAVDDKLLSRLRPALPLIGQLFQYSIEEFDAKMDEILMDKFTALQPSVQWKFNEAVWHFLQQNNGYHKLKEIETITFKHLYPLFGAIDIRNSTIERNKALKDDMEVQLNTLIDTLKLIRKHVSLELIDKLIFNCKDWIKRIGDFASSNEESQLNEFLEIEVYPFLSIIKGNHPKTAEVIDKYFEVVVPETGGAFENRRQLEVSMQLINTEVSQYLEKSQSKLQASYPCYFAKFRTDGVEYDIYIGQEIAPEKPFDLLYLKNIRLWQLTSMVDIARLSKSLIAEMPRALETTQLIFIHSNAIDISFRNDERRFDVEGAYNIRYEVVKKRIDKVLVKDTAERLTQPHKIAMVYFNPEEAKEYLEYIKYMQVQGYLNDDLEHLELEELQGVSGLKALRVGVKYVEEKKAKADATKKLKPKEIKSIEQEIAKVLQR from the coding sequence TTGAAAACAGAGAAATCCGTAAAATCAGAATTTTACAGGTTTCTACTTCAAAAAATAGAAAAAGACGATGTACTTTTAGGTGGCATAAGCGCCGAAGATTTATCGAAATATAAAGATACGTTAGAATTGATTTTTACCATTCTAACGCCTTTAATGGATAATGAAGACGATTTGTTTTGGGCTTTAAGTACCCCAATTCCCGATCAGATATTTTTTAGTACCAATGCTTTTTATCAGTTTTTTAAAGATCACGATCCAAAGAACAAAGTAACAAAGGATAATGAGCCGGTAGAAAAAAAACAGCTGAAATTTATTTACAATACCATTTTGGCCCGTTTTTATAATTTTACCTCGGTGCTTAAAAATGAGATTATTTATGCCCATTTAAACCAGGAAACCAAGCTTACGCAATACTACAATATTCAAACCGATACCAAGTTTGTAGATATTATGCATAAAGGCGATTTACCTGAGCTTAATTTTGAAGCCCTGGGTAAACATTTTCAGGAAGAAACAGAATTAGAATACCTGGTAGAGCACCTGCCTTTAAGCGATTTTCGTTTTGAAGGCTTCAGCATTATTTCCATTACCGATGTAACTTTGCAGCATTCTATCGAGGGTATTCGTGGTGCTTTGGTTGATCATAATTATCAAACCGAAGCTTATAGCCATGTAATACATGCCTTAAAAACACTGAGTGGAAACAGCAAGCTCGAATTTGGCTTAATGCCATTTTTAACGGTTAACAATAAGCTGGTATTCGATAATCAGGAATTTTCGCAGAGTATGCTTATCAATTCGGCAAAAGCTTCCAATTTAGAAGAAGAAGTTTTTTATTCGCTGGTTGATAAATACAAGGAAAACCCACGGTCTATTTTTGTAAGTGCCATTAACGACGATCAGATAGAGAAAGATCCCTTTTTAAAGGTTTTAAAAGCCGCTGGCGTTTGCTCTTATTCGGTGCTGCCTATTTATTACAATAAGCAACTGGCAGGGGTATTGGAAGTATACTCTAACGATGAAGTAGCCGTTGATGATAAATTGCTGTCGAGGTTACGTCCAGCCTTGCCGTTAATTGGCCAGCTTTTCCAATACAGTATTGAAGAGTTTGATGCCAAAATGGATGAAATTCTGATGGATAAGTTTACCGCTTTGCAACCTTCTGTTCAGTGGAAGTTTAACGAGGCCGTTTGGCATTTCCTTCAGCAGAACAATGGCTACCATAAATTAAAAGAAATCGAAACCATTACCTTTAAGCATTTGTATCCGCTTTTTGGTGCCATCGATATCCGCAACTCTACTATCGAGCGTAACAAAGCGCTGAAAGACGATATGGAGGTGCAATTGAATACGCTGATTGATACGCTAAAACTCATCCGCAAGCATGTTTCTTTAGAGTTGATTGATAAACTGATTTTCAATTGTAAAGACTGGATTAAACGAATCGGCGATTTTGCTTCTTCGAACGAAGAAAGCCAGCTGAACGAATTTTTAGAAATAGAAGTTTATCCGTTCTTATCAATTATTAAAGGTAATCACCCTAAAACTGCCGAAGTTATCGACAAGTATTTCGAGGTGGTAGTACCCGAAACCGGTGGCGCATTCGAAAATCGCAGGCAACTGGAGGTTTCTATGCAGCTGATCAATACCGAAGTAAGTCAGTACTTGGAAAAATCGCAATCAAAGCTGCAAGCCTCTTATCCTTGCTATTTTGCCAAGTTTAGAACCGATGGCGTTGAGTACGATATTTACATTGGTCAGGAAATTGCTCCCGAAAAACCATTCGATTTACTTTACCTGAAAAATATCCGCCTTTGGCAACTTACTTCGATGGTAGATATTGCCCGTTTATCGAAAAGTTTAATTGCCGAAATGCCACGTGCACTTGAAACTACGCAATTGATTTTTATCCACTCTAATGCCATTGACATTAGTTTCAGGAACGATGAACGTCGTTTCGATGTAGAAGGCGCATATAATATCCGTTACGAGGTAGTTAAAAAACGTATTGATAAGGTGTTGGTTAAAGACACGGCCGAACGTTTAACACAGCCGCATAAAATAGCCATGGTTTACTTTAACCCTGAAGAAGCCAAAGAGTATTTAGAGTACATTAAATACATGCAGGTTCAGGGCTATTTAAATGATGATTTAGAACACCTGGAGCTGGAAGAGTTGCAGGGCGTTTCGGGATTAAAAGCACTACGGGTTGGCGTAAAGTATGTAGAAGAGAAAAAGGCTAAAGCCGATGCTACAAAAAAACTGAAGCCCAAAGAGATCAAATCGATTGAGCAGGAAATTGCTAAAGTACTGCAGCGTTAA